A part of Fusarium oxysporum Fo47 chromosome III, complete sequence genomic DNA contains:
- a CDS encoding major facilitator superfamily domain-containing protein — protein sequence MTAHYFRTTALGTIVRLATNNRFLALKSYKDEYPKEASSGSSLSNLQLGDDCILVGWKSDDDPENPHNWSTMRKTAVAVLICLYTFTIYCGSSIYVPSVGQVMQEFNVTETAASLGLALYVLGYGFGPLLFSPLSEVPYIGRNPIYIITFAVFNLLCIGAALTESFAGFLIIRFLQGFFGSPCLATGAASLTDMFSVIYIPYSLAAWSGAMYCGPALGPLLSGFSVVVKGWRWSMWELLWLSCFVFVLLVIFLPETSTPTLLYHRSKLLREETGSDKYIDATSIALMAVTPGDTIKAALIKPFEISLKDPSIAFVNIYTSFTYGIYYSFFEVFPLVYPKIYGMNLGETSAVFVCVLIACIIGIMWYLSWYRICIEKRFKALGSYDVPETFLRPGLLGVFGAPIGMFLFGWGARESIPWEVPTLGIVIYCGFSFVVGSGIFIYLPLGYPHYAASLFAANDALRSSFAAAAILFGRPLYLNLGIGKGCSLLGGLSILGIVGFWYLFRYGDQLRKRSKFTIQK from the exons ATGACAGCCCATTATTTCCGGACCACGGCCCTGGGTACGATTGTCAGGCTAGCAACAAACAATCGATTCCTGGCATTGAAAAGCTACAAAGATGAGTATCCCAAGGAGGCAAGCAGCGGGTCCTCACTCTCTAATCTCCAGCTAGGGGATGATTGCATACTTGTTGGATG GAAATCAGATGATGATCCTGAGAATCCTCACAATTGGTCTACGATGAGGAAGACTGCGGTGGCCGTCCTAATCTG CTTGTACACTTTTACCATCTATTGCGGATCGTCGATTTACGTTCCAAGCGTCGG ACAGGTCATGCAAGAGTTCAACGTCACAGAAACAGCGGCGTCGCTAGGTCTCGCCCTTTACGTGCTCGGAT ATGGATTTGGGCCGCTACTTTTCTCTCCACTCAGCGAAGTCCCCTACATCGGACGTAACCCCATCTACATTATTACTTTCGCCGTCTTCAATCTCCTCTGCATCGGAGCGGCATTGACAGAGAGCTTTGCTGGATTCCTCATCATTCGTTTCCTGCAAGGATTCTTCGGAAGCCCATGCCTCGCCACTGGCGCTGCGAGCCTTACCGACATG TTCTCCGTCATCTACATACCATACAGTCTAGCGGCATGGTCAGGCGCTATGTACTGTGGCCCGGCACTTGGCCCATTGCTTTCAGGCTTCTCAGTTGTTGTCAAGGG ATGGCGGTGGTCAATGTGGGAACTGCTATGGCTCTCATGCTTTGTcttcgtcctcctcgtcatcttcttaCCCGAGACATCTACACCGACGTTGCTGTACCACAGGTCCAAACTGCTGCGAGAAGAAACTGGGTCGGACAAATACATTGACGCAACGTCCATTGCGTTGATGGCAGTGACCCCCGGAGATACCATAAAAGCGGCGCTGATTAAGCCATTCGAGATCTCTCTCAAGGATCCTTCAATCGCGTTTGTGAACATTTAC ACATCCTTTACTTATGGAATATATTATTCCTTCTTCGAGGTTTTCCCACTTGTCTATCCCAAGATCTATGGAATGAATCTTGGAGAAACGAGCGCCGTCTTTGTATGCGTTCTAATCGCGTGTATCATTGGCATCATGTGGTACCTATCTTGGTATCGTATATGCATCGAAAAGCGATTCAAAGCACTAGGGTCCTATGATGTCCCCGAGACCTTCTTACGCCCTGGACTActtggtgtctttggtgCGCCAATTGGCATGTTCTTATTTGGCTGGGGCGCGAGAGAATCAATTCCCTGGGAGGTGCCAACGCTTGGTATTGTCATTTACTGCGGCTTCTCATTTGTTGTGGGCTCTGGGATCTTCATCTATCTTCCACTGGGATATCCTCATTACGCGGCTAGTCTTTTTGCCGCCAATGATGCATTGAGGAGTTCGTTTGCCGCAGCTGCCATTCTATTTGGTAGGCCTCTCTACCTGAATCTAGGAATTGGAAAAGGTTGTAGTCTTTTGGGGGGTTTGAGCATACTTGGTATTGTTGGGTTCTGGTATCTCTTCCGCTACGGAGATCAATTGCGGAAGCGAAGCAAGTTCACAATCCAAAAATAG
- a CDS encoding ankyrin repeat-containing domain protein: MEVTGLAVGVVGLAGLFSVCLDSLSRFQSYRESNSETHVLYTRFRAARARFEQWGVSVGISNGRLQPNHHDRLDNKKTADLIEDILQIIAKTICKESILRGTRTGSRLQSGQLGGQSQSRGKRIKWAFGGKESRNEQVDDFEKLVQQLYNLIPPEDKSQSYEGLESEAWVEDIRQMLAKIEEGIKCKSCDLTLSSTVQLTDSWLSPVDSTKPRVLWINGPAGFGKTVLSAHIVHHLSDALDTPVAHFFFTSDNESREDPFSALRSWLYQIAAKNDDAFQCVHRTWENDPSEKASRRTLVDLFKQVVKAVPGCLFIADGLDECSQLSNGDASVARFLRDITNTIAGFDIRFLLVSRDEPEIREALEENEEILSEYRIGTDDVEADTAAFSQSVVDKKLSNKSKGLRSAISEAMTVRCQGQFLWIKMQEESLRNGMSKKRLHEVVENMPSGLHHLYDRNWNRIMNMSDWDRDRTFALLRLTAFTFRPLTVYTVTEAVLITQFQELDPDEYPESVNNEYIRTEIIGLCGPLLEVHDHPQHSSPGNRTLHIPHFSVRQYLVENLPPPAWMQANDVLNKKYESLHHTAIARACVQYLSLPQIWERDGQPCLCVGAFLVYAAHNWMHHARLGLMDPSLLELSKGFLLQDKAQFKSLINYLADPEDISLAKKSVFQPQLRPFEYVLYGGWINMVDHLIDDADVNEIGALGRSPIFSACHSGSAETVNLLIRRGADLSISDSLGLTCLHLATAYGFENIVRILVESKVELSPQDHTGRTPLHLASTRGHIKCYQYLLQRGADVNIRDKWGGNVVHYACIHGQAELLRFILRNAPDNFATDYYYRLGSPLIVASHYGDVDMAKLLFEHGAVSSLFITDTLGNLPLHYAASYGHAELLELFLEHGGERTLSVSNAAGITALHLACGARERDRIISLLLRPGVEQSLLTGDEEGDTPLYVASAAGYASYVKLILQYSEPEHQRLLEMRNRNLETPLFVASYNGHTEVVKTLLEHGAETTLHVLNSHNISPLWAASFNGSSEITITTAGLGGETPLHAATTENHAEVLKLLLEVPAAPVNQKTTYGFTALFIASRNGYHDMVDESWLGLSPLFTAVANGHLEVAKLLLSKGAHLQPWEALISTASGSCSPLLGPFTNLEPLSRDAEALDFTPGAFWCYVCTLGVRDDQEFHCVECSDSYMFLCPECFSRGFQLCPRLHVLVPFQSDESDSQSNEDGSIDSKDS, translated from the exons atgGAAGTGACTGGTCTTGCCGTTGGAGTTGTCGGACTCGCTGGTCTTTTTAGCGTTTGTCTAGACTCACTTTCCAGGTTTCAGTCTTACCGCGAGTCGAATTCCGAAACCCATGTTCTGTATACCCGTTTCCGAGCGGCTAGAGCCCGGTTTGAACAATGGGGAGTCAGCGTTGGCATCTCCAATGGGCGGCTACAGCCAAATCACCATGATAGACTCGATAACAAAAAGACGGCGGATTTGATTGAGGATATCCTTCAAATTATAGCAAAGACAATCTGCAAGGAGTCAATTCTTCGAGGAACTCGCACCGGATCCCGATTACAGAGTGGGCAACTCGGAGGCCAGTCGCAGTCTAGGGGCAAGCGCATAAAATGGGCGTTTGGCGGTAAAGAGAGTCGCAACGAGCAGGTCGATGACTTCGAGAAACTAGTGCAGCAGCTTTATAATCTGATTCCACCAGAGGACAAAAGTCAAAGTTATGAAGGGTTAGAGAGCGAAGCATGGGTAGAGGATATTCGCCAAATGCtggccaagatcgaggaaGGAATTAAGTGTAAGTCTTGTGACCTCACACTATCTAGCACAGTTCAGCTCACAGAC TCGTGGCTCTCACCAGTGGATTCAACGAAGCCAAGGGTGCTGTGGATAAACGGGCCTGCAGGATTCGGAAAGACCGTTTTGAGTGCTCATATCGTTCACCATTTATCTGATGCTCTAGATACGCCAGTGGCCCATTTCTTTTTCACATCTGATAATGAAAGCCGAGAAGATCCATTCTCTGCTCTCAGATCATGGCTGTATCAGATCGCAGCGAAGAACGATGATGCTTTTCAATGTGTTCATCGGACTTGGGAAAATGACCCTTCTGAGAAGGCTTCTCGAAGAACTCTTGTTGACTTGTTCAAGCAAGTGGTGAAAGCAGTACCGGGTTGCCTATTCATCGCAGACGGATTGGACGAATGCTCTCAGTTGAGTAACGGAGATGCATCAGTTGCCAGGTTCTTACGAGACATCACGAATACCATAGCTGGCTTCGACATCAGATTTCTGCTCGTTAGTCGAGACGAGCCAGAAATCAGAGAAGCCCTCGAAGAGAATGAAGAAATCTTGTCAGAATACAGGATCGGTACCGATGATGTTGAGGCCGATACAGCAGCCTTTTCCCAGTCTGTCGTTGATAAAAAGCTCTCTAACAAGAGTAAGGGTCTCCGGTCAGCTATCTCAGAGGCCATGACAGTTCGATGTCAAGGCCAGTTTCTGTGGATTAAGATGCAAGAGGAGTCTTTGCGGAATGGAATGAGCAAGAAACGACTACATGAAGTGGTGGAGAATATGCCTTCCGGTCTTCATCACCTCTACGATCGCAACTGGAATAGAATCATGAATATGTCTGATTGGGACCGAGATCGAACCTTTGCCCTTCTACGTTTGACTGCATTCACATTCCGGCCTCTTACTGTCTACACGGTGACCGAAGCTGTGTTAATCACTCAATTTCAAGAACTTGACCCTGACGAGTACCCCGAGAGTGTCAACAACGAGTATATCAGAACCGAGATAATAGGACTCTGTGGTCCCCTCCTGGAAGTCCATGATCACCCACAGCATTCATCACCCGGGAATCGGACACTTCATATACCGCATTTCTCCGTGCGCCAATATCTTGTTGAAAATCTGCCACCGCCCGCATGGATGCAGGCAAACGACGTACTGAACAAGAAATACGAAAGTCTACACCACACAGCTATAGCACGAGCCTGTGTTCAGTATTTGAGTTTGCCGCAAATTTGGGAAAGGGATGGTCAACCATGTCTGTGTGTTGGAGCATTCCTTGTCTATGCCGCTCACAATTGGATGCACCATGCCAGGCTGGGCTTGATGGATCCGTCACTTCTTGAACTTTCGAAAGGGTTTCTGCTACAAGATAAGGCTCAATTCAAGTCCTTAATTAACTACCTTGCGGACCCCGAGGATATAAGCTTGGCTAAGAAATCAGTCTTTCAGCCGCAACTTCGCCCTTTTGAATATGTGCTTTACGGAGGATGGATAAACATGGTAGATCATCTTattgacgatgctgatgtCAATGAGATTGGTGCTCTCGGGCGATCACCTATCTTTTCAGCCTGCCATTCTGGCTCCGCAGAAACAGTCAATTTGCTTATTCGACGCGGCGCTGACTTGAGCATTTCTGATTCCCTAGGATTGACATGCCTTCATTTAGCAACCGCCTATGGTTTTGAAAATATTGTTAGGATCTTGGTGGAGTCAAAAGTTGAGTTGTCACCACAGGATCATACAGGCCGTACACCATTACATCTTGCTTCAACAAGAGGCCACATCAAGTGTTACCAATATTTACTCCAGCGAGGAGCCGATGTCAATATTAGAGATAAATGGGGTGGTAATGTTGTACACTACGCATGTATTCACGGCCAGGCTGAGCTACTAAGGTTCATCCTTCGGAATGCGCCCGACAATTTTGCAACCGATTATTATTACAGATTAGGCTCGCCACTCATTGTTGCAAGTCATTATGGCGATGTCGATATGGCAAAGCTTCTTTTTGAGCATGGGGCAGTGTCGTCCTTGTTTATTACCGACACCCTTGGTAACCTACCACTTCATTATGCAGCATCTTATGGCCATGCTGAACTTTTAGAACTATTCCTAGAGCATGGTGGGGAAAGGACACTGTCTGTTTCGAATGCGGCTGGCATCACGGCACTTCATCTTGCCTGTGGTGCGAGAGAGCGCGATAGAATTatcagtcttcttcttcgcccaGGAGTTGAACAGTCGCTACTGACGGGAGACGAGGAGGGGGACACACCACTATATGTGGCGTCTGCAGCAGGATACGCCAGTTATGTCAAGTTAATACTTCAGTACTCAGAGCCAGAGCACCAACGTCTCCTAGAAATGAGGAACAGGAACCTCGAGACGCCATTGTTTGTTGCGTCATACAACGGGCATACCGAGGTAGTGAAGACACTACTAGAGCATGGAGCAGAAACTACTCTTCATGTCCTCAACTCTCACAACATTAGTCCTTTATGGGCAGCATCATTCAATGGCTCTAGCGAAATT ACCATTACAACTGCTGGTTTAGGAGGTGAAACGCCGTTACATGCCGCCACGACCGAGAACCATGCCGAAGTATTAAAGCTTCTTCTGGAGGTCCCTGCTGCCCCCGTTAATCAAAAGACTACTTACGGCTTCACGGCTCTATTCATCGCCTCAAGAAATGGATATCACGACATGGTAGA CGAAAGCTGGCTGGGCTTGAGTCCCTTATTTACGGCTGTGGCTAATGGACATCTCGAAGTTGCAAAACTGCTCCTCTCCAAAGGAGCCCATCTACAACCCTGG GAAGCCCTCATCAGTACCGCCAGTGGCTCGTGCAGTCCTCTACTTGGTCCATTCACCAATTTGGAGCCTCTATCTCGCGACGCGGAAGCTTTAGACTTCACACCCGGTGCTTTCTGGTGTTATGTTTGTACCTTGGGCGTACGGGATGACCAAGAGTTCCATTGCGTCGAGTGCAGCGATTCTTACATGTTTCTCTGCCCAGAATGCTTTAGTCGAGGATTCCAGCTGTGTCCGAGATTGCATGTTCTGGTTCCATTTCAGTCTGATGAATCGGACAGTCAAAGCAATGAAGACGGTTCCATAGATTCGAAAGATTCATAG
- a CDS encoding prion-inhibition and propagation-domain-containing protein encodes MLDPGSIIALTQITYEGAKRAVDLVLTAIHFPKECEELFVQLKLEQFRLQCWGRSAGLEQGRLLEALHPIFPEIRNALDCISALFQDLNKLQAKFGIVSTTVEDVGQRQKELAYKWNEELHKQGLTLSGKQSDDGAPSLISKEQKAFFPVGTFKVNLPARLRWALGNKSKFRDCVAELERYTNKLNQLLPERQNLQYRQDWTRINIIIVGKADDENTVSLLRNALEGSPTMESSLRGLVDRKSVAAAPTSTNFLRGNPQLDKSAFAMPIGAKDKERFITTRKATGEQVLFEKKSWDDERSMANRSKLQMRLSRLVAMLRPGRSNYLLKAVGFAEDEVAKCWWIVYEMPPSIKSGPNCRVMTLQERLGRQSLHMAPLEVRAKLALALATAYSELFSSGWVHKAISSHSIVYFGPYTDLISPSVVGFEFSRQDTEESNVDAAKTPAQVERSIYRHPDYIGSEAKRYMTQYDIYSFGLVLIEIAFWQPLKDVCPYAKGDTFGKEEAKSVQKWATQVAETQFAFRVGTAYANVVSWCLKNGARVSKDQEDWHPALAFNDHVVVPLSGT; translated from the coding sequence ATGCTTGATCCAGGCTCAATCATTGCCCTCACGCAAATCACATACGAAGGTGCTAAACGAGCTGTGGACCTGGTCCTCACAGCGATACACTTTCCGAAAGAGTGTGAGGAGTTGTTTGTGCAGCTGAAGCTTGAGCAGTTCCGCCTACAGTGCTGGGGTCGAAGTGCGGGGTTGGAGCAAGGCAGACTTCTCGAGGCTCTACACCCAATCTTTCCAGAGATACGAAACGCGCTTGACTGCATAAGTGCACTCTTTCAGGACTTGAATAAATTACAGGCTAAGTTTGGAATCGTATCTACGACTGTGGAGGATGTAGGTCAGAGGCAAAAGGAATTGGCGTACAAGTGGAACGAAGAACTTCATAAACAAGGCCTGACATTGTCTGGTAAACAAAGCGACGATGGAGCGCCGTCCCTGATCTCGAAAGAACAGAAGGCTTTCTTCCCGGTCGGTACCTTCAAGGTCAACCTACCAGCTCGTCTCCGATGGGCATTAGGAAACAAGTCCAAGTTCCGCGACTGCGTGGCCGAGCTGGAAAGGTACACCAACAAACTGAACCAACTCTTACCAGAGCGCCAGAATCTTCAGTACAGACAAGACTGGACAAGAATCAACATCATAATCGTCGGAAAGGCAGATGATGAGAACACAGTCTCTTTGCTCCGAAATGCCCTTGAGGGAAGTCCAACGATGGAATCATCACTCCGTGGCCTGGTGGATAGAAAGTcagttgctgctgctcctaCCTCCACGAACTTCCTACGAGGCAACCCTCAGCTAGACAAGAGTGCTTTCGCTATGCCTATAGGAGCTAAAGACAAGGAACGATTTATCACGACGAGAAAAGCGACTGGCGAACAAGTtctgtttgagaagaagtcatgGGATGATGAACGCTCCATGGCTAATCGCTCGAAGTTACAAATGCGCCTCAGCCGACTTGTCGCAATGCTACGCCCCGGGAGAAGTAACTACCTTCTAAAGGCAGTCGGCTTCGCAGAAGATGAAGTTGCTAAATGCTGGTGGATCGTATATGAGATGCCCCCATCCATAAAATCTGGCCCTAATTGTCGTGTTATGACGCTTCAAGAGCGGTTGGGACGTCAATCTCTCCACATGGCACCTCTTGAGGTCCGAGCGAAactggccttggccttggccaCAGCTTACTCAGAACTGTTTAGTAGTGGCTGGGTTCACAAGGCTATTAGCAGTCATAGCATCGTGTACTTTGGTCCTTATACTGATCTGATAAGTCCTTCTGTCGTCGGTTTTGAGTTTTCTCGTCAGGATACTGAAGAGTCCAACGTCGATGCCGCCAAGACGCCAGCACAAGTCGAACGAAGCATTTATCGGCATCCTGATTACATCGGTAGTGAGGCAAAGAGATACATGACACAGTATGATATCTACTCCTTTGGACTTGTCTTGATAGAAATTGCGTTCTGGCAGCCGTTGAAAGATGTTTGTCCATATGCCAAAGGCGACACATTTGGCAAAGAGGAAGCGAAATCTGTGCAGAAGTGGGCGACTCAAGTTGCAGAGACACAATTTGCTTTTAGAGTTGGGACGGCGTATGCGAATGTTGTGAGCTGGTGTTTGAAGAACGGTGCTAGAGTTAGCAAGGACCAGGAGGACTGGCATCCAGCGTTGGCGTTTAACGATCATGTTGTTGTCCCCCTTTCCGGAACATAG